A portion of the Bacillus thuringiensis genome contains these proteins:
- a CDS encoding YdeI/OmpD-associated family protein → MSVIDKLKLNKYTNMVVINEPSDYDIFTGKENAFSKEHDAIFIFVETLDEMVKQTNFIISNEELLIEKGYVFFAYPKKGNARYSTFIHRDEMFPALNVGEDGYVGESDIKFARMVSMDEVFTVVGLKREKKKTTKTSAMSQCVADYADQIKDVEALLTNHPNELKFYQSLTPGYQKDWARNLFSVKQEKTREKRLEKMIEILSQGYKTIELFRKKKK, encoded by the coding sequence ATGTCAGTTATTGATAAATTGAAACTTAATAAGTATACAAATATGGTCGTTATTAACGAACCAAGTGATTATGACATTTTTACAGGTAAAGAAAATGCATTCTCAAAAGAACACGATGCTATCTTTATATTTGTAGAAACGCTTGATGAAATGGTGAAACAAACGAATTTTATTATTAGTAATGAAGAATTACTAATTGAAAAAGGTTACGTATTCTTCGCATATCCGAAAAAAGGTAATGCTCGTTATAGTACGTTTATTCACCGTGATGAGATGTTTCCGGCATTAAACGTTGGAGAAGATGGTTATGTGGGAGAAAGCGATATTAAATTTGCACGAATGGTAAGTATGGATGAAGTCTTTACTGTTGTAGGTTTAAAACGTGAAAAGAAAAAAACAACGAAAACATCTGCTATGAGTCAATGTGTTGCCGATTATGCAGATCAAATTAAAGATGTTGAAGCATTATTAACAAATCACCCAAATGAACTTAAGTTTTATCAAAGTTTAACGCCTGGATATCAGAAAGATTGGGCACGTAATCTTTTTTCTGTAAAACAAGAAAAAACACGTGAAAAACGTCTAGAGAAAATGATAGAAATCCTTTCACAAGGCTATAAAACAATTGAGTTATTCCGTAAGAAGAAAAAATGA